From the genome of Nicotiana tabacum cultivar K326 chromosome 17, ASM71507v2, whole genome shotgun sequence:
AGGGCCGGGCTCTTCCACATCCTCGCCACCAGTAGGTCGAGATGAAGAAGCGGTCTCTTTTTACGGAACAGTTTTAGACGTTTTTGCCAtttaaaatttcataaataaagGACGGAAGTATTTGGTGTTCTAAGAAAGAATTTGCAATAAAACTCACAAGTTTACAAGCAGAAAACTCAgaaaaggaatttgcaaaattTGGAAGACTAGAGGCATAAAATGATGAATGGTGGAAAGAAAGGCTATTTATAAATTGaagcaatgacggttcaatatcagaggtggccgaccaccgtctgacacattAAATGCCTCGGTAAAATCAAACAGATGGGAtagctatcacatacgtcatagTCGGGATCGATGAAAATGTCAGTATATATCTGATCGAGCTGTTGGAAAattatatcgtttctcgccacatccttttccgagaaacgaggggactatctgtatacggtcaaaaccgattcgaGTCAGTCGTGCGGACTGGTCGAGACGATAATGTTTCGATCAAAGGATATCTGCATGACAAGCTCGGTCAAGATCCGAAGTAAGAGCGGCGAACTTCGAGCTCCAAGACCGATCAAATGacaagctcgatatcattatcgagcccatatccaaatcgaactacaAGGCAAAGCGGAGATTATCGAAGATGCATGGACCAACCAACATTCACCCTGAATACCGAGACcccaagtcagaatcgagctcggaccaaggccgagggctcgatccaacaccgagctcgagccagtatcgagctcgcagatTGCAACCGCACTATGGGAGAGAATCTTGGTGGAAATCGAAGAAAAGACAATATATCATGGGCTCTCCACTACGtattttttattgtatataaagtaggatccctctactataagagggatgacaacaaaaaaaaaaaaaaatccctggTGCTTGTTTTACTCATTCTTTTTGCTCACTATTTTCATTCTCATAATTAAGAATAcacatatttttatttctctacacgatttatatcaaattatatcgcatatccttagaaccatacacaaatctaacgttatccgattttcgggtaaacaatattACATATACAGCGTTTTATGCGTAAGATACTATATAACTAATTAGTAGGAGTATATCGTTTAATTTATATGATATTGAACTTCATATAAGTTACGCGGAGTTTGATACCGGAAACCAAATGCTCCTATACATGAATTTAGTATTATGTTTATAGGGAATGAAACATGGggcaataattaatatatatattagtACTAATACGTAGATAATAGTAGCTAAAGACAGAAATACCCTCAAATGAGGTAATCCCTACATAACAATTCATATATTATTGACCACATGACAATCCTTCCCTATTATTCACTACATAAACAATTCATCATTATTCATTATGATTTTCGCATGACTAGACCATAAACCAATTAAACCACTCTTTAATTGTCAGCTTCaaagtttataaaataaataaagatggCACAGTCGCCTATATCCTAATATATGAAATGAAACCAAAGATCGAAATAATTCATGATGTGAGAAAATATAACTATCTCTATCATATCGGAACGATCCAAGGAAACAGGTCAAAATTTTTAAGGAGGTGGTGCAATGTGCATAGCTTGGGGGGCAAAAAGTATAGTGGCCGTTGGGCAGTGGAATAGTGTAGCAGCAGTGATGTTACTAGTGGCCAATGACTACAGATAACAAGAAACGCAGCAGCTAGAGAGCCACATTGTGTTTCATGAGTCAGGAGCGTGTGCGAGAGACAGACCAATGACAAATTTTTAGGATCTAGATGGCGTTAGTCTGCAATGCATATCTAATTCTATCTGCGACTATTTTTCgtacatatatataattattgAGTTCTATCAAATTGGTAACTATATCTTTAGGAGTTGTTTCGAAAAcaagttatgttgggattagaTATCATGAGATTAGTTATACGAGATTCATTATcctgatattattttcttattgatTGTTTGATATGTTGTATTAATTCTGGGATTGTCGATTTTTTTGTTTTATCCCAGGATAACTTAACATGTACTATTTCACCATGTGGCAGTATCCCAGTACTACTTTTAATCCAAAAATAACTTATCTTAGATTTAATAACCAACCAAAAAATAAGTCGATactaaatttttatttcaaaattatttttatttatccaCAGTACGAAACCCTAGTATATCATTTACATATTGTGGGGACAGCCATGGGAGAAAGAGATGCCTTTTATGCATCCTTATATCATTGGCATTGACTCCCTTGTCCAAATCCCTTTGGAAAGTTCCCTTTTTAATGTCTTTTTATGGGGATTCTAACACCTTTCTTCCCCTCGTCTCAGCCCCACCATCCAACAAAAAGCCTTATTATTTTCTCTCCATGTCGGAGCCTTTTAATGTCAAGTTTATTAACAATGTCTTTGTTTGCTGACTCTATGCCAGAAGCTCAGGCCTTAGCTCGTGAGATATTCACATCATGATTCATAAGTAACAACTGATCaatcaagaaaaagaagtgaaaacAAGAATCTGATTCATTTTTTTGGGGATTCTAATAGATTCATTTCTGTTTTTGAATACAAATGAGTACAATATGGGCACAACAAAATTAAAGAACCGTGACTGTTTCCTCTATTTTCAAAAATCGATTGTACTCTTCTCAGTAATCATAAATGACTTTTGTCACATATTATTGCTTTACGGACAGTCTTTCTGCATTGAAACTTAGAAAGAGCTAGCTACTGGTACGTCGATAAACTTGAAACAGTGTTTCACACTAATATTTTCAACTTACTTAATTAGTTACTCCCACTTTTTCAGATTAGATGAGGtaatttcctttttagtctatttcaaaataaatgacacatatctaaatttgaaaataattcaaatttaaactcttcattttacccattttacccttaatgagaagcttttataaccacacaaatgtcatggccccacaaaacttttaccccttaaccttttaagaccacaagtttcaaaagtcttcttcttttctcttaaactccgtgtcgagTTAAACTACTTCGTCTAAATTGAAACGAGGGAGTAATAGTTTGTAAATTAATTTTCAACTTCTTAATTTAAACTTCTGGGCGTGTACATAATAAGTACAAGCAATTGGTTAACATTGATGGCGACAAGAAAATTAAACTTATATTACACGATCTTCTATTATGTGGAGTCAGTAACTACGTTTAATCAAGTTAAAAAAAGGGCCCTTTAATCAAGTTAgtactttcttttgaattttaccTCTGATTTGTCTTATTCCACCATTTAGATTGAATTTCGCGAAGAACACAAAACTATTGATTCTGTGTTTGATTTTCCGAAACTGTTAATTTCAGCAACTGTTTGCTTACTTCTGGAATATTGCTACAGAAGCAATGAAACAATCCAGATTTTTTGTTAGTTTAATCTTTGTTTGGCCATTTCAACTAGAATTGTGCTGATGAGAGTTTCTTGAGAGAGGTTATTTGCGGATCCAGGATTTAGATTATGTGGTTTTCAACTTTAAGGCTTTTAGCATTGAACCCgttgtatttttaaagttataggTTCAGACctattatttgttataatttttatgaatttttacacataaaattATGCTCCGCGACGAAAATAGTGGATTAAGATGAATCAGTGACCATGCTCTAAATCCGCCCCGCCAGAGGTACAAAGGTTTCAAAAATCAGATATTCAATGAAATTAAATCAAGGAGATACAGGGGAAtctaacctatttttattttttaattcctaaGATACCAACTACTTTTTCAAGAAAATCTCAGTAGCTTGAATCTCTGTGCACCTACTAAGAAAATTACTAGCAAAATATACTAGGCATGTCTGTGTTTTTTTGTAATCCACAATTTACAGAATATCAATAAAACAGCTCAACTATTCATGGAACCACAAGGCCTTTCTGTCAGATTCATTTGAAAATAGATGCTTCACTTGCTCCACTAAATCATACTATTTCTTTATGTTATAATACACTTTTTAACTATCTTCTGCCTACCACATTGGGAGATGCCCAATCCGAATCAGTTCATATAAAAATGGACAATAAGATAAAATAGAAGTTTcagtttttctttccttctctttttcttttttgtttttgtttttaactCATTACTTGGAAGTAGGACCACATGTTTCCATTTTCTGGTGTTGCTCTTAAACAGTTAACTGTATGATAATAGTGGACTTCATTAAATTTATCATCTCAGTCCAAAGATCAAAACTTTGATCTACACAGGCAAATACAACTCCATTTCATTTTTGTATTTGAAGCTAATTATTTCTCAAGATCAGTAAAAATCAAGAAAGTTGAAAGGAAAATGTAAGTGGCATTATTGGACAGTAAGAAATCACTATCTTCTCTGCTACTGTATTATTCATTGCTTCCGTTGTAAACTTTTTGGTTTCTTTCTGCAAAAAGTAAAGAATCATATGGAGCAATTTATTTCTGGAGAACTGTTCCTTTGTTGCTCTTCACAAGTAGCTAAATAAGAAAGAAACTTTTCTAATGAGTAGTTGAACATCACGACAAAAACCAAAGGCCTGACTGATAATTACATTTAGCGAATAGTATACCTCTTTTTCTTTTGTCTCCTTCTTGGAAAAGGTCAAGTGTTAAGGTCCCTCTATAAGAATAAGTATTTTATTTTCAGGATTCTATTGACAAACGTTAGTCTCTTTGGTACTCAAGGACAATTAGGTATCTTTTTTGCCATCTCTTAATTAGACTTTAATAAAAAGAAGATTTAGACAAAAGGAACCCCACAAAACTTCATTTCCTTTCAAGCATCCAATGTTCCCTTTAACcccttccttttcttctcttttgagGTGTGGcactacttttttttcttttaacctTACATATGTTAAAAACCTTAATTTCACATATAGACATGGTACCTTTCGATTACTGGCCCTTTTTTGTTATACTTGGTTAGGCACATTTAAAGACCCCCTCATGTAAAGTTAATGAATTTGGTACTTCAAGAAAAGTGCTGCTTGAAAATGGAAAAAGATTTATGATTTCCACAATAGCTTTAGAAAAGTAACAGTAAATTTCAAACACAAATATTTCTTTAAGAAAGCATAAtctccacccccccccccccaaaaaaaagctATAATTGTGGGAATTGTTTTTTCTCTCCTCATGAAATTGGTTATTATAGTGTAGTTGATGAATATTTATCTCAACCTGCatcatataataataatgacaatatCATAAATACATGCATATACATGTGTGCATAGTTTTATAGTATATGAGTGGTTGAATTCATACGAAATACCTTATTAAGTGTGCCCTAGGTCCTACAATTTTCTAGTATACAACCTTTTTTGTTGACCTCAAAATCAATCTTTGAAAGGATCAATTTTCCATCAAAAAGGCTTGTGTAGAAAATACGTTATAACCTATGACCTATGGTCTATGGATTTGTAAGATAGCCAAACAAAAAATATACTGTAGTGTTTAAACTTGGGGACTAAGAGGTATACATAAGAGTGGGCACAAAGGTGTGGGACAAAGGGGTGGAAGGGCCGGTCAACAACTCCCACTAGCTTACCAACAAGTAGTGAAACGAATGTGGAAAAATGGGTTGTCAATACTTGTAATATTAATCCATTTTAATTTGTTAATAATCTGTTTTAAGTTTTAGTTAAAGCCCTTTAAGCCAGCATTTTTATTCCTCCCTCCAATCCCTGACCTTTTGTGAACTCCTCTTTCTAGTCAAGTAAATATACCTACTTTTAGATACCTTTGACATTTTAGAGCTTTAGTAGGAAGTCACTCTTGTCACTCTTTTACTCTTTTTTCAGTAGAAAAAAGCTCCCTTCACCTTCCCCTTCATTGCACAAAAGCTATATTGGGAATGTGGGAATAACAGATTTTTGGAGCAAAAGAGAGCATCTGTTACCTGTTACTTTCAACTCCCGGTCAAAAGGGCTGCTTTTTGTCTTGGCCATTTCTTTTTTGTGTATAAACGAGCTATTCTGATTTTCACGCTGTTGAGCGCCAGTTAGTTCTTGAGTGTGGTGGCTTGAATTTCTGCAAATGCAAGGAGAAAAATTGAGTTTTTGATTCCAAGCTGAGATGTTTTAGGCCTATTTGGGGTCTTTATGCCTGTGGGTCTATTTCCATCTTccaaaaatctgatttttgaTAGTTAGCTGTATTGAAGTATGCAATGGTAAGTGTTCTGTGATCCATTTTTTGCTGTTCCTTTTACGCATTGGCCAAGAAAATTAGTTTCTTGATGGCTAAATGGGGAAACTTTTCATTGTCATTGAGTGGGCTGCAGATATGGATTTTGAAGGGTTTAGTACCAGTACCAGTAAATTGCCTGGAAATAGAGTGACATCTTCTATACACACGCGTTCCAAGAGGTAGCCTTTGGATTTCTTCTTGTTTTATAATTTCTCATTTTTCTCTTTCTTACTTCACTGTATTAGAGGTCTGCTTAACTGGAAAATTTGCTTATTGGGTATGTTCCCCAAGGTAGATAATACTTGGTGTTTTGTACAAAGAAACATCTCTAGATCACATCTGTGCAACTATGTGTTTGCTTGATAAACTGGCCCTTCTTGCAATTTTCTTGGTACCATTGTGGGCTTAGCATTACTGCAAAATTAGGAAGCTTTTGTAGGAAGATTGGGAAAGGGGAAAGGGTTTTTTGTATGATATGGACTATTGAATCTAGCATCCAAGTTTCTGAACTACCATTCCATTTTCTTCTGTTCTCAAATCCTACTTCTTTAGTTCTGCATAAAGCATGTTTGCTTATTTTAGAAGTCTCTGGTGTAGTCCGGATATGCCCCGTGGCTAAATCTTTCCTATACGTGGTTTCTTGAGTGTTGTCTACAGCTTTATTCAATCTTGTTATGTGGTTTCTGTAATGACAGCTTCCCGGATAAACGAGGACCCAAGGAGGACATCGTGGATCCTTCTGTAGAGGCCGCTAATCGATTGAAGTTGGTAAGGAAACTTCCATCTTGTCTTCTGATATTTAGAAGCTCTCAAGCTATACTGTGAGTGAAATTCTGCAATGTCAAAATGTTGGAAAAggaaagtaaaagtaaaagttaaaaaaaagaaaagaaaaaggaatggAACTCCCAACATCATGCTGTCATGATCTTCTACCTTGCTTCCTGTATTCCTGTCCTTCTCTGCTTTAAAATCCATTTCTCACTTTCTGTGTACTTGACCAAGGAAATGCTGAGACTGGATTCTTTTTTTCTGATATCTCTATGATTCGATTTATTAATTCTCTCTTCTGCAAACAGAAAGAAATAAGTACAACTCCTCGAGGTACCCAGCTTTTTCAACTAACAATCATTTTATATTTCACTAGGATATGAGGCACGCGAATGACAGTAATGTGAGCGAGAAGAAACAATCATCCACGGCTAAAGTTCAGAGTTCTCTGAGGCAAGAGGTAGCCTAACATAGATGATATATCTTTTCAGACAGTTGAATTGACTAGATTGTTAATGTAATGGTCAAAACCATATCTCACTGCAGATAATGCAGCTGGAGAGAAGATTACATGACCAAGTTGCAGTTCGATGTGCTCTTGAGAAAGCATTAGGGTATAAAACTTCTTCTCAAGATGTCAATGAAGTGACCTCAATGCCTAAGGTACCTCCTCCTGCTCCTTGTAGTCGTAAAATGAACTATATAATATGCTATATATTTGAGGTAATTCCAATTTGAAGAGCTGGATTTCAGATATGTGAGATGCACATATTATTAGCTTTAGATATACTGTCAgagtgtttgcaaaatttggggaTTTCACACATTTATAACTCTCTGTGAAGCCGGTTTCGTAGTTTAAGGTTCAAATAGTCTATTGTGGTTGGCTCATGGTGGTTGTTGGACACTTTATATTAGATGACCCATTACCCTTATCTCTGTCAAATGCTGATTGTACTCTTGTCAATTGATTTCAGCCAGCCACAGAACTGATTAGAGATATTGCAGTACTAGAGTTGGAAGTTGGGCATCTGGAACAGTATCTTCTCTCACTATACAGGAAAGCATTTGATCAACAAATCTCATctttgtctcctcccacaaaagaTGTTAAACTAAAATCTCCTATAAGTACGCCAAGAAGGCGTCTTGAATTCTCCAATTCTGATGTGATGTTGAGAAGGGAAAACTCTTCATCTCGAGTTAATAGTCAAACAGAATTAAATCCACGGAAAGAAACTAATAGCATGGCAGAAGACAAAATTAATGAGTCTGGAGTTAATAGAAGCCGTTCTTCGTTATCTCAGCGTTCAGCTCAGTCGAGCAGATCTTCTCCACCAGAGGAGACACTGGGCAAAGCTTTGCGTGCTTGTCATTCTCAACCTTTATCTATGATGGAGGTAATTTACCTGAGGAAGACAAATTCTTGTTGCACTCTCTGAAATTTGAGGGAAGGAGTGATTTTGTATTAAATGTCTTAGAAATGTGGAGTGGTTTTTTCTGTATAGAAcgataaattttttaaaaaattgagtCTTTTCTTATGCCTTCTTTGCAGTATGCGCAGAATACTTCTTCAAATGTAATCAGTTTGGCGGAGCATCTTGGCACCCGTATCTCTGATCACGTTCCAGAGACACCAAATAAGCTGTCTGAGGATATGATAAAGTGCATGTGCACCATATATTGCAAGCTTGCTGATCCTCCGCTGACAAATCCTGGTCTTTCATCGCCAACCTCATCTTTGTCTTCCATAAGTGCATTTTCTCCAAAAGACATATGGAGTCCAGGATTTAGGAATGATTCATCTTTTGATGTTCGGCTGGACAATCCTTTTCATGTGGAAGGGTTGAAGGAATTCAGTGGACCTTACAGCACTATGGTTGAAGTACAGTGTGTATATAGAGATACTCAAAAATTGGGGGATATTGAACCGATGTTACAGAATTTCAGGTGAGTACAGTTGATACTCAGGCACCTCATGGCACGACTTTAGCCTTTATTATTGTATAACACTCATTGAAGTGTCATATTGCAGGTCACTTATTTCTCGCTTAGAACAAATAGATCCACGAAAATTGACTCACGAAGAGAAGCTAGCATTCTGGATTAACGTGCATAATGCATTGGTGATGCATGTAAGATTCCTCGTTGATTAGAGTATCAGCATTATAGTTTTGGAAATCATTGAAGTCAATATCTACTTTTAGCTGATGGTGGAGTTTTACTATTTATGTGTAGGCATTTTTAGCTTACGGTATTCCCCAAAACAATGTGAAGAGAATATATCTACTCTTGAAGGTTAGCAAACATAACTTATTTATTTGGCTAAGAATTGCTTGGTGGAGATGTTGTCTAACCTTATTGCTTAATCCAGGCTGCCTATAATGTTGGAGGTCATGTAGTAAGTGCCGATGTGATACAGAACTCTATCCTGGGATGTCGAATGTCCAGACCAGGACAGGTACACCTCATGAACTTTTTTCTTGTTACATATCCATTCTCAGGTTAGATTACATGTGCAACGGTTATGTTCTAAGCTGCACAATCAATTAACTACACCTCAAAACATTGACTCTCCTTGAAGTATATCCCAAGAGCATTTAgtatctttctttcctttttttttctgatGAAGTTAGGGcatctttctttccttcttgCAGTCAAAATGTCTGTACTCATtcaaaaataattgaataataCTCCAGCTTAGTGATTTTTGTTCTTGGAACATCTCTAGTTCTACTGGTGTTGTAGGATTTGATACTTGAAATGCTGATAAAGTTCTCTATCAATGCAGTGGCTTCGCTTGTTACTTTCTTCTAAAGGAAAATTCAAGGCGGGGGATGAAA
Proteins encoded in this window:
- the LOC107790970 gene encoding uncharacterized protein LOC107790970 isoform X1; its protein translation is MDFEGFSTSTSKLPGNRVTSSIHTRSKSFPDKRGPKEDIVDPSVEAANRLKLDMRHANDSNVSEKKQSSTAKVQSSLRQEIMQLERRLHDQVAVRCALEKALGYKTSSQDVNEVTSMPKPATELIRDIAVLELEVGHLEQYLLSLYRKAFDQQISSLSPPTKDVKLKSPISTPRRRLEFSNSDVMLRRENSSSRVNSQTELNPRKETNSMAEDKINESGVNRSRSSLSQRSAQSSRSSPPEETLGKALRACHSQPLSMMEYAQNTSSNVISLAEHLGTRISDHVPETPNKLSEDMIKCMCTIYCKLADPPLTNPGLSSPTSSLSSISAFSPKDIWSPGFRNDSSFDVRLDNPFHVEGLKEFSGPYSTMVEVQCVYRDTQKLGDIEPMLQNFRSLISRLEQIDPRKLTHEEKLAFWINVHNALVMHAFLAYGIPQNNVKRIYLLLKAAYNVGGHVVSADVIQNSILGCRMSRPGQWLRLLLSSKGKFKAGDERQTYAIEHPEPLLHFSLCSGNHSDPAVRVYTPKRVFQELEVAKEEYIRATFGVRKDQKIVLPKVVESFAKDSSLCPAGVMEMVQQSLPDSLRKSIKKIPQGKGRKNIEWAPHNFSFRYLIMKDLVK
- the LOC107790970 gene encoding uncharacterized protein LOC107790970 isoform X2 yields the protein MQLERRLHDQVAVRCALEKALGYKTSSQDVNEVTSMPKPATELIRDIAVLELEVGHLEQYLLSLYRKAFDQQISSLSPPTKDVKLKSPISTPRRRLEFSNSDVMLRRENSSSRVNSQTELNPRKETNSMAEDKINESGVNRSRSSLSQRSAQSSRSSPPEETLGKALRACHSQPLSMMEYAQNTSSNVISLAEHLGTRISDHVPETPNKLSEDMIKCMCTIYCKLADPPLTNPGLSSPTSSLSSISAFSPKDIWSPGFRNDSSFDVRLDNPFHVEGLKEFSGPYSTMVEVQCVYRDTQKLGDIEPMLQNFRSLISRLEQIDPRKLTHEEKLAFWINVHNALVMHAFLAYGIPQNNVKRIYLLLKAAYNVGGHVVSADVIQNSILGCRMSRPGQWLRLLLSSKGKFKAGDERQTYAIEHPEPLLHFSLCSGNHSDPAVRVYTPKRVFQELEVAKEEYIRATFGVRKDQKIVLPKVVESFAKDSSLCPAGVMEMVQQSLPDSLRKSIKKIPQGKGRKNIEWAPHNFSFRYLIMKDLVK